One genomic segment of Polyodon spathula isolate WHYD16114869_AA chromosome 17, ASM1765450v1, whole genome shotgun sequence includes these proteins:
- the LOC121330325 gene encoding two pore calcium channel protein 2-like isoform X1 produces the protein METDPLLVSPQKNPSPFRGLDTSSFSNPDSGYYGGTLRSRRFSHTATESASCDMIQQEDGDLYMQQATVFIEDAVQYRSINHRVDSKSLRLYRWYYSKICQWGLGATIFVILAVAFIEKPSSLTATSDVRYRSAPWEPPCGLTESIEMVCFLIFVADVAVKSYLIGWEEFQKNKWLIAYIFVIAFSMLDWMVSLGLHCEEPLRVRRLLRPFFLLQNSSLMKKTLKCIKRSLPEITSVMLLLALHLCLFTMFGMLLFARGKDSNGNAEWQAYFRNLPDSLTSLLVLLTTANNPDVMIPAYSKNRFYCIFFILFCGFGTYFLMNLLTAIIYNQFRGYLLISIQTSLLRRRLGIRAAFEVMCCQCRSMAGINEHVETVNTEMVLKILQGVHMKPYYKKAIIQKTQQYTDASISANQFQKLFDELDKDTVKHHPPKPDYQRVFLQKLQFIFSHHYFSLMGNVVALANMVCICVALVIDADKAVSEHDDYFLGVINCVFIVYYLLEMILKMFALGFKGYLSHRSNIFDGFVTVLLLGLQITIFATYSFPHRRWDPDVKALMSLWEMVRLVNMLIVFRFLRIIPNIKLMALVASTLLDLVKNLRAFAGILVVVYYVFAVLGVMLFEGAITAPGNMSVVVNASAPNATVNYSATCGTYEQLEYWPNNFDDFAAALVLLYNIMVVNNWQAFMDAYARYSTPWSKLYFVAWWLTSSVMWVNLFVALILENFIHKWDRSHHCSISDEDQAECQLTVQSMFSKFLKEPTEEELLSILEQHPHLNIKH, from the exons ATGGAGACGGATCCCCTGTTAGTATCGCCGCAGAAAAATCCATCACCATTCCGCGGGCTGGATAccagttcattttcaaaccctgACAGTGGTTATTATGGGGGGACACTTCGGTCAAGGAGATTTTCCCATACCGCAACAGAATCTGCATCCTGCGACATGATACAACAAG AAGATGGAGACCTCTATATGCAGCAAGCTACTGTGTTCATTGAAGATGCTGTACAG TATCGATCAATAAACCATCGCGTGGATTCCAAATCACTGAGACTTTATCGCTGGTACTATTCCAAGATCTGCCAGTG GGGTTTGGGTGCTACCATCTTTGTCATTTTGGCTGTGGCGTTTATCGAAAAGCCTTCGTCTTTGACGGCGACATCGGACGTTCGCTACCGCAGTGCGCCCTGGGAGCCACCGTGTGGTCTGACAGAGAGCATCGAAATGGTCTGTTTCCTTATCTTCGTGGCTGACGTGGCTGTAAAA AGCTATTTAATTGGCTGGGAGGAATTTCAGAAGAACAAATGGCTCATAGCCTATATCTTTGTGATTGCATTTTCAATGTTGGACTGGATGGTGTCGCTTGGTCTGCACTGTGAAGAG cctTTAAGAGTTCGAAGACTCCTTCGACCTTTCTTTCTCCTTCAAAACTCATCACTAATGAAGaagactttaaaatgcattaaaagatcCCTTCCTGAAATAACAAG TGTGATGTTGCTGTTGGCACTACACCTGTGTCTTTTTACAATGTTTGGCATGCTGTTGTTTGCCAGGGGAAAG GATTCTAATGGGAACGCAGAATGGCAGGCTTACTTCAGAAACCTACCCGATTCACTTACTTCGTTACTAGTGCTCCTGACAACAGCAAATAATCCAGATG tGATGATCCCTGCATACTCAAAGAACAGATTCTATTGCATCTTCTTCATTCTTTTCTGTGGTTTTG gAACCTACTTTTTGATGAATTTGCTGACTGCCATTATCTACAATCAGTTCAGGGGATATTTGCTG ATCTCTATTCAGACGTCCCTGCTAAGGAGACGCTTGGGGATCAGGGCAGCGTTTGAAGTGATGTGTTGTCAGTGCCGGTCCATGGCAGGCATAAATGAGCATGT GGAGACTGTCAACACTGAGATGGTCCTCAAGATTCTACAGGGGGTTCATATGAAGCCTTATTATAAAAAAGCCATAATCCAG aaaactcAGCAATACACTGATGCTTCAATATCAGCCAACCAGTTTCAGAAACTTTTTGATGAACTCGACAAGGACACAGTCAAACAC CACCCTCCAAAGCCAGACTATCAGCGTGTGTTCCTGCAGAAGCTACAGTTCATCTTCAGCCATCATTACTTCAGCCTTATGGGGAATGTTGTCGCGTTGGCGAATATGGTGTGCATTTGT GTGGCTCTGGTGATTGACGCAGATAAGGCCGTTTCAGAACACGATGATTACTTTCTGGGG GTGATTAACTGCGTCTTCATTGTGTACTACCTGCTCGAAATGATCCTGAAGATGTTTGCTTTGGGCTTCAAAGGCTACTTGTCTCACAGGAGTAATATATTTGATGGATTTGTGACCGTCCTTTTACTG ggtCTGCAGATCACCATTTTTGCTACGTACAGTTTCCCACATCGTCGGTG ggacCCGGATGTGAAGGCATTGATGTCTCTGTGGGAGATGGTCCGGTTGGTGAACATGCTGATTGTGTTCAGATTCCTGCGGATTATCCCAAACATCAAG CTGATGGCTCTGGTGGCCAGCACTCTGCTTGATCTGGTAAAGAATCTCAGAGCCTTTGCTGGAATCCTGGTG GTTGTGTACTACGTctttgcagtgcttggtgtcatgcTGTTTGAAGGTGCTATTACAGCTCCTGGGAATATGAG tgtgGTTGTCAACGCTAGTGCCCCGAATGCTACAGTAAACTACAGTGCAACATGTGGCACTTACGAGCAGCTCGAGTACTGGCCAAACAACTTTGATGACTTTGCG GCAGCTCTGGTTCTTTTGTACAATATCATGGTGGTGAACAACTGGCAGGCCTTCATGGATGCCTATGCCAGGTACTCAACCCC GTGGTCGAAGCTGTACTTTGTGGCCTGGTGGTTAACCTCCTCGGTCATGTGGGTCAACCTGTTTGTTGCTTTAATTCTGGAG AACTTCATCCACAAGTGGGATAGAAGCCATCACTGTTCCATCTCCGATGAAGATCAAGCAGAGTGTCAGTTGACGGTGCAGTCAATGTTCAG tAAGTTTTTAAAGGAACCAACAGAAGAGGAACTTCTTTCAATACTGGAGCAGCACCCTCACTTGAACATCAAGCACTGA
- the LOC121330325 gene encoding two pore calcium channel protein 2-like isoform X2: METDPLLVSPQKNPSPFRGLDTSSFSNPDSGYYGGTLRSRRFSHTATESASCDMIQQEDGDLYMQQATVFIEDAVQYRSINHRVDSKSLRLYRWYYSKICQWGLGATIFVILAVAFIEKPSSLTATSDVRYRSAPWEPPCGLTESIEMVCFLIFVADVAVKSYLIGWEEFQKNKWLIAYIFVIAFSMLDWMVSLGLHCEEPLRVRRLLRPFFLLQNSSLMKKTLKCIKRSLPEITSVMLLLALHLCLFTMFGMLLFARGKDSNGNAEWQAYFRNLPDSLTSLLVLLTTANNPDVMIPAYSKNRFYCIFFILFCGFGTYFLMNLLTAIIYNQFRGYLLISIQTSLLRRRLGIRAAFEVMCCQCRSMAGINEHVETVNTEMVLKILQGVHMKPYYKKAIIQKTQQYTDASISANQFQKLFDELDKDTVKHHPPKPDYQRVFLQKLQFIFSHHYFSLMGNVVALANMVCICVALVIDADKAVSEHDDYFLGVINCVFIVYYLLEMILKMFALGFKGYLSHRSNIFDGFVTVLLLGLQITIFATYSFPHRRWDPDVKALMSLWEMVRLVNMLIVFRFLRIIPNIKLMALVASTLLDLVKNLRAFAGILVVVYYVFAVLGVMLFEGAITAPGNMSVVVNASAPNATVNYSATCGTYEQLEYWPNNFDDFAAALVLLYNIMVVNNWQAFMDAYARWSKLYFVAWWLTSSVMWVNLFVALILENFIHKWDRSHHCSISDEDQAECQLTVQSMFSKFLKEPTEEELLSILEQHPHLNIKH, encoded by the exons ATGGAGACGGATCCCCTGTTAGTATCGCCGCAGAAAAATCCATCACCATTCCGCGGGCTGGATAccagttcattttcaaaccctgACAGTGGTTATTATGGGGGGACACTTCGGTCAAGGAGATTTTCCCATACCGCAACAGAATCTGCATCCTGCGACATGATACAACAAG AAGATGGAGACCTCTATATGCAGCAAGCTACTGTGTTCATTGAAGATGCTGTACAG TATCGATCAATAAACCATCGCGTGGATTCCAAATCACTGAGACTTTATCGCTGGTACTATTCCAAGATCTGCCAGTG GGGTTTGGGTGCTACCATCTTTGTCATTTTGGCTGTGGCGTTTATCGAAAAGCCTTCGTCTTTGACGGCGACATCGGACGTTCGCTACCGCAGTGCGCCCTGGGAGCCACCGTGTGGTCTGACAGAGAGCATCGAAATGGTCTGTTTCCTTATCTTCGTGGCTGACGTGGCTGTAAAA AGCTATTTAATTGGCTGGGAGGAATTTCAGAAGAACAAATGGCTCATAGCCTATATCTTTGTGATTGCATTTTCAATGTTGGACTGGATGGTGTCGCTTGGTCTGCACTGTGAAGAG cctTTAAGAGTTCGAAGACTCCTTCGACCTTTCTTTCTCCTTCAAAACTCATCACTAATGAAGaagactttaaaatgcattaaaagatcCCTTCCTGAAATAACAAG TGTGATGTTGCTGTTGGCACTACACCTGTGTCTTTTTACAATGTTTGGCATGCTGTTGTTTGCCAGGGGAAAG GATTCTAATGGGAACGCAGAATGGCAGGCTTACTTCAGAAACCTACCCGATTCACTTACTTCGTTACTAGTGCTCCTGACAACAGCAAATAATCCAGATG tGATGATCCCTGCATACTCAAAGAACAGATTCTATTGCATCTTCTTCATTCTTTTCTGTGGTTTTG gAACCTACTTTTTGATGAATTTGCTGACTGCCATTATCTACAATCAGTTCAGGGGATATTTGCTG ATCTCTATTCAGACGTCCCTGCTAAGGAGACGCTTGGGGATCAGGGCAGCGTTTGAAGTGATGTGTTGTCAGTGCCGGTCCATGGCAGGCATAAATGAGCATGT GGAGACTGTCAACACTGAGATGGTCCTCAAGATTCTACAGGGGGTTCATATGAAGCCTTATTATAAAAAAGCCATAATCCAG aaaactcAGCAATACACTGATGCTTCAATATCAGCCAACCAGTTTCAGAAACTTTTTGATGAACTCGACAAGGACACAGTCAAACAC CACCCTCCAAAGCCAGACTATCAGCGTGTGTTCCTGCAGAAGCTACAGTTCATCTTCAGCCATCATTACTTCAGCCTTATGGGGAATGTTGTCGCGTTGGCGAATATGGTGTGCATTTGT GTGGCTCTGGTGATTGACGCAGATAAGGCCGTTTCAGAACACGATGATTACTTTCTGGGG GTGATTAACTGCGTCTTCATTGTGTACTACCTGCTCGAAATGATCCTGAAGATGTTTGCTTTGGGCTTCAAAGGCTACTTGTCTCACAGGAGTAATATATTTGATGGATTTGTGACCGTCCTTTTACTG ggtCTGCAGATCACCATTTTTGCTACGTACAGTTTCCCACATCGTCGGTG ggacCCGGATGTGAAGGCATTGATGTCTCTGTGGGAGATGGTCCGGTTGGTGAACATGCTGATTGTGTTCAGATTCCTGCGGATTATCCCAAACATCAAG CTGATGGCTCTGGTGGCCAGCACTCTGCTTGATCTGGTAAAGAATCTCAGAGCCTTTGCTGGAATCCTGGTG GTTGTGTACTACGTctttgcagtgcttggtgtcatgcTGTTTGAAGGTGCTATTACAGCTCCTGGGAATATGAG tgtgGTTGTCAACGCTAGTGCCCCGAATGCTACAGTAAACTACAGTGCAACATGTGGCACTTACGAGCAGCTCGAGTACTGGCCAAACAACTTTGATGACTTTGCG GCAGCTCTGGTTCTTTTGTACAATATCATGGTGGTGAACAACTGGCAGGCCTTCATGGATGCCTATGCCAG GTGGTCGAAGCTGTACTTTGTGGCCTGGTGGTTAACCTCCTCGGTCATGTGGGTCAACCTGTTTGTTGCTTTAATTCTGGAG AACTTCATCCACAAGTGGGATAGAAGCCATCACTGTTCCATCTCCGATGAAGATCAAGCAGAGTGTCAGTTGACGGTGCAGTCAATGTTCAG tAAGTTTTTAAAGGAACCAACAGAAGAGGAACTTCTTTCAATACTGGAGCAGCACCCTCACTTGAACATCAAGCACTGA